One Fontisphaera persica DNA window includes the following coding sequences:
- a CDS encoding DNA/RNA helicase domain-containing protein has protein sequence MGVSRFQGSRWCNVSNTENKVYLKNAYRVLLTRARQGMVIFVPPGDAGDSTRPPEYYDGTFNSLRELGLPKIDG, from the coding sequence GTGGGGGTATCACGATTTCAGGGGAGCCGTTGGTGTAATGTTTCCAACACCGAAAACAAGGTTTATTTGAAAAACGCCTATCGCGTGCTGCTCACTCGAGCCCGGCAGGGCATGGTAATTTTCGTTCCTCCGGGAGATGCAGGGGATTCAACCCGCCCTCCTGAGTATTACGACGGCACCTTCAATTCCCTGCGCGAATTGGGCCTGCCGAAAATAGACGGATAG
- a CDS encoding alpha/beta hydrolase, whose protein sequence is MNTSMGMLMLALVTGSLAAAPAPITLPLWPATPPGDTEALGEERDTTNEKSGMVAGRRVMRLAPVARPTLTFYPAPAERNTRATVLICPGGAYHILAWDLEGTEVAEWLNSVGINAVLLKYRVPIRKNRERWEAPLEDAQRAMGLVRARAREWNLDPQRLGVLGFSAGGHLCAVLSTRHASRHYAPVDEADKESCRPDFAVLVYPAYLTVGKDNDAIAPELTLSSNTPPTFLVQTQDDAVRVENSVYYYLALKKAGVAAELHIYPRGGHGYGLRPTDNPVTHWPRRVEEWLRAGGWLKP, encoded by the coding sequence ATGAATACTAGTATGGGAATGCTCATGTTGGCTCTGGTGACCGGTTCGCTGGCAGCGGCGCCGGCCCCCATAACCCTTCCGCTTTGGCCGGCCACGCCGCCGGGGGACACTGAGGCGTTGGGGGAAGAGCGCGATACCACCAACGAGAAAAGCGGCATGGTGGCTGGCCGCCGTGTGATGCGGCTGGCGCCCGTGGCCCGGCCCACCTTGACCTTTTATCCCGCGCCGGCGGAGCGCAACACGCGGGCCACGGTGCTGATTTGCCCCGGGGGCGCGTATCATATTCTGGCGTGGGATTTGGAGGGCACGGAAGTCGCGGAGTGGTTGAATTCGGTGGGCATCAACGCCGTGCTGCTCAAATACCGAGTGCCCATCCGCAAAAATCGGGAGCGTTGGGAGGCGCCTTTGGAGGATGCCCAGCGCGCGATGGGGCTGGTGCGCGCCCGCGCCCGCGAATGGAATCTGGACCCGCAGCGGCTGGGGGTGTTGGGCTTTTCTGCCGGGGGTCATTTGTGCGCCGTGCTGTCCACCCGCCATGCTTCCCGGCATTACGCCCCGGTGGATGAGGCGGACAAGGAAAGCTGCCGGCCCGACTTTGCGGTGCTGGTGTATCCGGCTTATCTGACGGTGGGCAAGGACAACGATGCCATTGCGCCCGAGTTAACTCTTTCGTCCAACACGCCGCCCACATTTCTGGTGCAGACGCAGGATGACGCGGTGCGGGTGGAAAATAGCGTTTATTACTACCTGGCGTTGAAGAAGGCGGGCGTGGCGGCCGAGCTGCATATCTATCCGCGGGGAGGGCATGGTTATGGTCTGCGGCCCACCGACAATCCCGTGACGCATTGGCCGCGGCGGGTGGAGGAATGGTTGCGCGCGGGCGGCTGGCTCAAGCCCTGA
- a CDS encoding Gfo/Idh/MocA family protein, with amino-acid sequence MKKLTHASRRCFLQQASAAAGGLALLPTLVPSSVLGANGQVPPSERITVGFIGTGDHGTNWNLSFYRKQKTAQILAVCDVDERRLIRAKQTVDEHHGNEDCLATKDFRQVLARKDIDAVMISTPDHWHTIISLMAIQAGKDVQCEKPTLTIHEGKVLVEAVRKHKRVFQTSTEDRAVPEYHRMAELVRNGRIGKLQRIEVILPKQPTSPGDPTPQPVPPGLDYDMWLGPAPYAPYTKDRVHWNFRWIWDYSGGIICDWGTHLFDTAQWANDTERSGPVEIEGTGTHWEGGLFNTVKDYDVTFRYANGVVMTCKPGNPSIKFIGTDGWVGNSGWRAPVQASSKEILESKIGPNEIHLYTNPAGEHDDFLKCVKSRKDPYFPVDIGHRVSTICHLANISIKLGRKLRWDPAKEEFINDAAATAMMDRQRRDPWQLPKV; translated from the coding sequence ATGAAAAAACTGACCCATGCTTCGCGCCGTTGTTTTCTCCAACAAGCCAGCGCTGCTGCCGGCGGCCTGGCCCTCCTGCCTACGCTGGTGCCCTCCTCCGTATTGGGGGCCAACGGCCAGGTGCCGCCCAGTGAACGCATCACCGTCGGTTTCATCGGCACAGGCGACCATGGCACCAACTGGAATCTGAGTTTTTACCGGAAACAAAAAACCGCCCAAATCCTGGCCGTCTGCGACGTGGATGAGCGCCGCCTCATCCGCGCCAAACAAACGGTGGACGAACACCACGGCAACGAGGATTGCCTGGCCACCAAGGACTTTCGGCAAGTCCTGGCCCGCAAGGATATTGATGCGGTGATGATTTCCACCCCGGACCACTGGCACACCATCATCAGCCTCATGGCCATCCAGGCCGGCAAGGATGTGCAATGCGAAAAGCCCACCCTGACCATCCATGAAGGCAAAGTCTTGGTGGAGGCCGTGCGGAAACACAAGCGCGTCTTCCAAACCAGCACCGAAGACCGCGCCGTCCCCGAATACCATCGCATGGCCGAGCTGGTCCGCAATGGGCGCATTGGCAAACTGCAACGCATCGAAGTCATCCTGCCCAAGCAACCCACCTCGCCGGGCGATCCCACTCCGCAGCCCGTGCCCCCCGGCCTGGACTATGACATGTGGCTCGGCCCCGCCCCTTATGCGCCCTACACCAAAGACCGGGTCCATTGGAATTTCCGCTGGATTTGGGATTATTCGGGCGGGATTATTTGTGATTGGGGCACGCATTTGTTTGACACCGCCCAGTGGGCCAATGACACCGAACGCAGCGGCCCCGTGGAAATTGAGGGCACCGGCACGCATTGGGAAGGCGGGCTCTTCAACACCGTCAAGGATTATGACGTGACCTTCCGCTACGCCAACGGCGTGGTCATGACCTGCAAACCCGGCAACCCCAGCATCAAGTTCATCGGCACCGACGGCTGGGTGGGCAATTCCGGCTGGCGCGCGCCCGTGCAAGCCAGCTCCAAGGAAATCCTCGAAAGCAAAATCGGCCCCAACGAAATCCACCTCTACACCAATCCGGCGGGCGAGCACGATGACTTCTTGAAATGCGTCAAGAGCCGCAAGGACCCCTATTTCCCGGTGGACATCGGGCACCGCGTGTCCACCATCTGCCATCTGGCCAACATCTCCATCAAATTGGGCCGCAAGCTGCGGTGGGACCCGGCCAAAGAGGAATTCATCAATGACGCGGCCGCCACGGCGATGATGGACCGCCAGCGGCGTGACCCTTGGCAGTTGCCAAAGGTGTAG
- a CDS encoding ThuA domain-containing protein has product MKLLRALLILALALGGSAAQSRLQAATPGGWDKVDPAKPKQILYFTKSSGFEHSVVKRPAPDQLSHSEKVLSELGAKHRFKVTCTKDGRIFTPENLARFDVIVFYTSGDLLEAGTDKQPPMTAAGKEAFLRAIREGKGFVGIHAATDNWHPQPDPPDKSARFQSAGERLDPYLRMIGGEFIRHGPQQVARNRVVSPQFPGCEGLGEGFVLNEEWYTFKDFAPDLHVILVQETKGMKGIDYQRPDFPATWARREGKGRVFYTSLGHREDVWTNPLFQNILLGGLGWAAGLVEADLTPNLEKVTPGHARLQPKDDPNAKKASSPAAAPK; this is encoded by the coding sequence ATGAAACTCCTGCGCGCGCTATTGATTTTGGCTTTGGCCCTGGGTGGCAGCGCGGCCCAGAGCAGGCTGCAGGCCGCCACCCCCGGCGGGTGGGACAAGGTGGACCCCGCCAAACCCAAACAAATCCTGTACTTCACCAAATCTTCCGGCTTTGAGCACAGCGTGGTCAAGCGGCCGGCGCCCGATCAACTCAGCCACTCGGAAAAAGTGTTGTCTGAGTTGGGGGCGAAACATCGCTTCAAGGTCACCTGCACGAAGGATGGGCGCATCTTCACGCCGGAGAATCTGGCCCGGTTTGATGTGATTGTGTTTTACACCAGCGGCGATTTGTTGGAGGCGGGGACGGACAAGCAACCGCCCATGACGGCTGCGGGGAAGGAGGCTTTCCTGCGCGCCATTCGCGAGGGGAAGGGCTTTGTCGGCATCCACGCGGCCACGGACAACTGGCATCCGCAACCGGACCCGCCCGACAAATCGGCCCGCTTCCAATCCGCCGGGGAGCGGCTGGACCCGTATCTGCGGATGATTGGAGGCGAGTTCATCCGGCACGGGCCGCAGCAAGTGGCGCGGAACCGCGTGGTCAGCCCGCAATTTCCGGGCTGCGAGGGGTTGGGGGAGGGGTTTGTGCTGAATGAAGAGTGGTACACGTTCAAGGACTTTGCGCCGGACCTGCACGTCATTCTGGTGCAGGAGACCAAGGGCATGAAGGGCATTGATTATCAGCGGCCGGATTTCCCGGCCACGTGGGCGCGGCGGGAGGGCAAGGGCCGCGTGTTCTACACTTCGCTGGGGCATCGCGAGGATGTGTGGACGAATCCGCTCTTTCAAAATATTTTGCTAGGCGGTCTGGGATGGGCGGCCGGTCTGGTGGAGGCGGACCTCACCCCCAATCTGGAAAAAGTCACGCCCGGCCATGCCCGGCTCCAGCCCAAGGACGACCCCAACGCCAAAAAAGCCTCCTCGCCTGCTGCCGCGCCCAAATAA
- a CDS encoding Crp/Fnr family transcriptional regulator, which yields MSLGTDLKQAAIINTLRNCRIFHGLSAEDLTAIAAAVVVKPLEKGEYLFRESQPSQGFYIVQAGAVNVHRVNAAGKEQVIRIFRTGETFAEATLATDAGYPADAKAVEPSQVLLVQKSAFLALLRRQPELALRMLAAMSLHLRALVAQMEDLMLKDVETRLANWLIKRCPQPETAAPVTIELTMTKRTLAAELGTVSETLSRTLAKFKAQNLIAVKGRTVTVVNPPALLRLLRKNLGE from the coding sequence ATGAGCCTGGGTACCGACTTAAAACAGGCCGCGATTATTAACACGCTGCGGAATTGCCGGATATTTCACGGGTTATCCGCGGAGGATTTGACGGCCATTGCGGCGGCAGTGGTGGTTAAACCCCTCGAAAAAGGGGAGTACCTGTTTCGTGAAAGCCAGCCGTCGCAGGGCTTTTACATTGTGCAGGCCGGGGCGGTGAATGTGCATCGCGTCAATGCCGCGGGCAAGGAACAGGTCATCCGGATTTTCCGGACGGGCGAGACCTTTGCGGAGGCCACCCTGGCGACCGATGCGGGTTATCCCGCCGACGCCAAAGCGGTGGAGCCGTCGCAGGTGCTGTTGGTGCAAAAATCGGCGTTTCTAGCGTTGTTGCGGCGCCAGCCGGAGCTGGCGCTGCGCATGCTGGCCGCGATGAGCCTCCATTTGCGGGCCCTGGTGGCCCAGATGGAGGACTTGATGCTGAAAGACGTGGAAACGCGCCTGGCCAACTGGCTGATTAAACGTTGTCCCCAGCCCGAGACTGCCGCCCCCGTCACCATCGAGTTAACCATGACCAAGCGCACGCTCGCGGCCGAGCTGGGCACGGTGAGCGAAACCCTCTCGCGGACGCTGGCGAAGTTCAAGGCGCAGAATCTGATTGCCGTGAAAGGCCGGACGGTCACGGTGGTCAATCCACCGGCCTTGCTGCGGCTGTTAAGGAAAAATTTGGGAGAATAA
- a CDS encoding DNA/RNA helicase domain-containing protein, which produces MATQRREASQITHSVYLSGNGPLVAVLREALTRDEYARRKTSGGRVRKGEIGESVKAFIQNVHHFRDEGLVDKQPPPEHVVIFDEAQRAWNLRQTENFMRIKSALPSFRNPSRSFLFPTWTDIKTGR; this is translated from the coding sequence GTGGCCACACAAAGACGAGAAGCCAGCCAGATCACCCATTCCGTCTATCTCTCTGGCAATGGGCCGTTGGTCGCCGTGTTGCGGGAGGCCCTTACTCGCGACGAATATGCTCGACGCAAGACAAGTGGGGGCAGGGTTCGTAAAGGTGAAATTGGGGAGAGTGTCAAGGCCTTCATACAAAACGTCCATCACTTTCGTGACGAAGGATTGGTGGATAAGCAGCCCCCGCCTGAGCATGTCGTCATTTTCGATGAAGCGCAAAGGGCCTGGAATTTAAGGCAGACTGAAAATTTCATGCGCATAAAAAGCGCATTGCCAAGTTTTCGCAATCCGAGCCGGAGTTTCTTATTTCCTACATGGACCGACATCAAGACTGGGCGGTGA
- a CDS encoding DNA/RNA helicase domain-containing protein, with protein sequence MDRHQDWAVIICLVGGGQEIHTGEAGIGAWLEAIQRHFTHWRMFISSRLTDSEYAAGNALQLVRQSQNTFFDDALHLAVSMRSFRAENVSNFVKAMLDCEQERASQLLAQIAGKYPVVITRNLQAAKQWIRHQARGSERYGLVASSKAMRLKPYAIDIRVSVDPVHYFLNGAEDTRSSLYLEDAATEFQVQGLELDWVCVNWDADFRWQGGKWGYHDFRGAVGVMFPTPKTRFI encoded by the coding sequence ATGGACCGACATCAAGACTGGGCGGTGATTATTTGCCTAGTGGGCGGAGGCCAGGAAATCCATACCGGTGAGGCTGGCATTGGTGCTTGGTTGGAGGCAATCCAACGGCATTTTACCCATTGGCGCATGTTTATTTCCTCACGGTTGACCGATTCGGAATATGCTGCGGGAAACGCCTTGCAATTGGTTCGTCAGAGCCAAAATACTTTCTTTGATGATGCTCTGCATCTAGCGGTATCCATGCGTTCCTTCCGGGCGGAGAACGTGTCCAATTTTGTGAAAGCGATGCTGGATTGTGAGCAGGAACGAGCAAGTCAATTGCTGGCTCAAATTGCAGGCAAATACCCGGTGGTGATTACCCGAAATCTGCAAGCGGCTAAACAATGGATTCGGCACCAAGCGAGAGGGTCAGAGCGATATGGATTGGTGGCTTCGTCAAAAGCCATGCGATTAAAACCCTACGCCATTGACATCCGAGTATCCGTTGATCCCGTGCATTATTTTCTTAATGGCGCTGAAGATACGCGTTCCAGTTTGTACCTTGAAGATGCGGCTACCGAATTTCAGGTCCAAGGATTGGAGCTTGATTGGGTGTGTGTAAATTGGGATGCCGATTTCCGCTGGCAGGGTGGAAAGTGGGGGTATCACGATTTCAGGGGAGCCGTTGGTGTAATGTTTCCAACACCGAAAACAAGGTTTATTTGA
- a CDS encoding YkgJ family cysteine cluster protein: MPRRPPPLTDSLCLRCGLCCNGVLFADVELRAGDDPAALTEAGVPLHYKHGKIKFPQPCPCLENGHCRIYAQRPVRCRTFDCRLLQRAREGKIALEEARYLIRTTREQAERVRRLVRALGQLDEQMPLSRRYQAVMREPLDLAKGERHNRRRSDLLLAVYELTRLLEQHFLGTPPVSDR, translated from the coding sequence ATGCCGCGCCGCCCGCCACCGCTGACGGACAGTTTGTGCCTCCGCTGCGGGTTGTGCTGCAATGGCGTGCTGTTTGCGGATGTGGAATTGCGGGCCGGCGATGACCCGGCCGCCCTCACTGAGGCGGGCGTGCCGCTGCATTACAAACACGGCAAAATCAAATTCCCCCAGCCCTGTCCCTGCCTTGAAAACGGCCACTGCCGCATCTATGCCCAGCGGCCGGTCCGCTGCCGCACCTTTGACTGCCGCTTGTTGCAGCGGGCGCGGGAGGGGAAAATCGCGCTGGAGGAGGCCCGTTATTTGATTCGCACCACCCGCGAGCAGGCGGAGCGCGTGCGCCGGCTGGTGCGCGCCTTGGGCCAGCTCGATGAACAGATGCCGCTGAGCCGGCGTTACCAGGCGGTGATGCGGGAGCCGCTGGACCTCGCCAAAGGGGAGCGGCACAACCGGCGGCGCAGCGATTTGCTGCTGGCGGTGTACGAACTCACCCGCCTGCTCGAACAACACTTCCTCGGCACCCCGCCGGTGTCGGACAGGTAA